The segment AGACGACCAGACCATGTTCAGGAAAACCGATTTTTTTAGCAAAATGTTCTGCTTCTTGGAGACTTGCAACTATTTGATGATTAAAGTTAGTTTCTATAGAAAATTCTTCACCAATTATTTCTAGTTCATTTTCTTTATCTAACAAAAGCACGACTTCGCGGTTAGAATAAATATAAGGTACCATTGGATGAGGAACAAAACTACCTTCGCTGGAGATCGCTATAGTTTCACCTGTTAATTTTAAAGCTGTTTCGGCTTTTAACTTAGCCGCCGCAATTTGAGTTCCAGGGCGTTTGATTTCTCTCGTAAATGTGCCAAAATCATCAGTATTGAAATTAGATGGCACAATAGTTTTAAGATTTAGTTCTTGTTCTAATAAGGGAGCAATTACTTTTTCTTTGTGGTGCATTGTTGCAATTATACCCACTCGGTTACTAAATAATTGCTGAATTTGCATTGCTGTAATTATCTCCTTTGCTGTTAATCGTTAGTGGCTGATGTGATAATACTAATACCACCATCAGACTCCATATAAGCTAACTTCACCTCAGTTAAAAATTCTACACCTTGTTGACGTAATTTACTCATCAACTCATCTTCTGTAATCAGGGCTTTGTCTAAATGTCGGGAAATCATTTGTCCATTTTTCACCAACAGCAGAGGCGGAGGATTTAGAAATCTCTGGAATTTCGGCAATTTATAACCCAACCAGTTAAGGAAGTAACTCCAAAAAATTACTGTGCCTACTAAAATACCACCTTCGGTAATTGATGTGTAGTGACTTGCCATTGCATTTTGGGCTGCTTCGGCAAATAATACAACTACTAATAAATCGGTGATCCCTAGAGTTCCTATTTGCCGACTAGGGAGAAAGCGTAAAACAGCAAATAAAGCTAAGTAAACCAGAGAACCACGAATGAATAATTCTACAATACTAATGCTAGGGACAAAGATTTCTTGCCAATCAATATATAACCATTTATCCATGTTTATGTCTTTGCTTTTGTTAAGCTAAATAAGTTAGTGAAAAAACTATATTAATAAGGGTTAATTACCATAAAACCCTCGTCCCTCCTGCCTTTTTACAAATACGAATATTTACGTTTCTCTACATTAATTTATTTGCGATCGCTGTTCGTTCGCTTAGACTGACCATTATGATTCATAGGGACGGCATGACGTGTGGGGCGAATCCCACTGCCGTATCTTCTAGCATAAACTTGGGTAAATTCTGCGCCAAAAAAGAGGATTTGAGCAGCATAATAAACCCAGGCGAGAATAACTACTAAAGAACCAGCCGCACCATAAGTAGAACCAAAACTGCTATTACCGAGATATTGTCCTAATAAATATCTACCTAAAGAAAATAATAAAGATGTAATCACAGCACCTATTAAAACATCATTCCAAGTAATTTTGACATCAGGCAAAACCTTGAAAATGAGTCCAAATAATAGTGTCGTGATGACAAAAGACAGTATAAAGTTAAAGAATTGCCAAATGAAATCTATACCAGGAAGTAAATTACTAAAATAACCGACGATCGCTGTTAAAGCTGTACTAATTATCAGAGTGACAAGGAGCAGAAAACCAATACCTAAAATCATGGCGAAAGATAAAGCACGCTGACGCACAACATTTTTCACGCCATGTCCCGGTTTCGGTTGAACTTCCCAAATTGTATTCAGGGCATCTTGTAATTCTGTAAATAAACCTGTAGCACCTAAAAGTAAAAGTAAAATACTAATTACCGATGCGATCGCACCTGTTTTTGGTTGATTGGCATTTCTGATGGCGATCTCGATAAACTCGGCTCCATCTGGCCCGACTAAACCTTGAATTTGCCGGACAATTTCACCCCTTGCCGCCTCTTCACCAAACACTGCACCAGCGATCGCAATTACAATAATCAGCAACGGTGCGATAGAAAAAATCGTGTAATAAGCTAATGCTGCGGCTAACCGCGAAGCTTTATCTTCACTCCATTCCTGAAAAGTTTCTTGAAACAGCCGCACAATTGCTGAAAAATTCATTTACCTAGTCTCCTTGCTGGAGGATATCACTTTCTCCCTTGATATATTTGATACTGATTTGCGAAATTGTGACATCTGCCTCAAGAGGTTTGTGCAGTTTCCTGAAGATAGAATTTATTGACACGGAAACTTTTTATATCATGTCCGGCAAATCAGTTATGATTAAACATATCTGTGTAGAAAAACACAACTCTTTCTCCACCTGCCCCCTGCGGTTTTTATGATAAGTCTTTTACCGGACATGATATTACAACATTCTATCGATGGTGCGATATTGAATGGCTTCGGCGACATGATGAGCTTGTAAATTATCATCTCCGGCTAAATCTGCGATGGTGCGGGCAACTTTGAGAATGCGATCGCTTGCCCTAGCTGATAAACCTAATTTATTGATGGCAGCTTCTAATAAAGAACGACTAGCATCATCTAACTTACACCATTGTTGCAGATGTCGGCTTTGCATTTGAGCATTACACCGCAGATTTGTTTCGGTTTGAAAACGGTGAATACTGCGATCGCGTGCTTGTTGTACTCTTTCCCTAACAGATTTTGATGATTCTCCTGTGGGTTGTTGGGTAATTTCCTCTGGTTTGAGGCGATTCACCGCCACTTGCAAATCAATTCTATCCATCAACGGCCCAGAAAGTTTCGCCCAATATTGTTCTCGTTGTCTGGGCGAACAGGTACACTGTTGAATAGTATCGCCGTAGTAACCGCAAGGACAGGGATTGGTACTCGCCACTAAAGTAAATTGTGCCGGAAACACAACAGATTGTCTTGTGCGGGAAATTGTCACAAAACCATCTTCTAAAGGCTGACGCAAAAATTCTAAAACATCCCGTTTAAACTCGGTGAGTTCATCCAAAAAAAGAATCCCTCTGTGAGATAATGATATTTCCCCAGGACGGGGAAAACTACCACCACCAACCAAAGAAGGGCCGGAAGCAGAATGGTGGGGACTGCGAAAAGGGCGATCGCGCACTAAAGAACCACGATTTTTCAATAAGCCAGCAACAGAGTGAATCCGGGTGACTTCCAAGGCTTCCGAAAATTCCAACGGTGGCAAAATCCCGGCTAAACGTCTGGCTAACATCGTTTTACCACTACCTGGAGGGCCGACAAATATAAGGTTATGCCCGCCAGCCGCCGCAATTTCTAAAGCACGTCGTCCGTGAGCTTGTCCTTTGACATCATGCAGATCAGCGATCGCATAAGGTACTTGTACCATATCTGCGACATTATTGATCTGCACAGGTTGATAACGTCCAGGATTATTTAATAAATCAACTACTTCCGATATACTTTTACAACCATAAACAGCTAATCCTTCTACTACAGCCGCCTCTTGGGCATTATCAGCAGGTACAACTAAACCCGCAATTCCCATTTTTTTGGCAGTCGCAGCAATGGGTAGAACCCCAGCCACAGGACGCAGACTCCCATCCAGGGAAACCTCACCCAAAAATAAATAATCTCCCAATAAATCAGCATTAATTTGCTCAGAAGCCGCTAAAATACCCACACTAATCGGCAAATCAAAACAAGGGCCTTCCTTGCGTAAATCTGCGGGAGTCAAATTAATCACAATTTTCCGCATCGGAAAGGCAAAACCAGCATTTTTTAAAGTAGCCTTCACCCTTTCTTTTGACTCCTGCACCGCACTATCTGGCAAGCCTAAAACAATAATGCTTGGCAGTCCGCCTGAGACATCAACTTCCACTCCCACTTTTACAGCATCGATGCCAACAATTGATGCACTCCAGACTCTAGCAAGCATTATTTTAGTCCTTAGTCATTAGTCCTGCGTCCGTCTTATCATTAACAATTGGCAAATGACAAATAACACAATTACCAATGACCAATCAAGACACAATTTTTAGTAAGATTATTCGGCGCGAAATTCCGGCCAATATCGTTTACGAGGATGATTTAGCTTTAGCATTTACAGATGTTAACCCCCAAGCACCAGTTCATATCCTCGTAATTCCCAAAAAACCCCTAGCGAAATTAGCTGAGGCTGAAACGGAAGATGCAGCTTTGTTAGGACATCTGTTATTAACCGCCAAGCGTGTAGCCGCCGAAGCTGGTTTAACCAATGGTTATCGCGTTGTCATCAATACCGATGCTGATGCTGGTCAAACTGTCTTCCATTTACATTTGCATATTTTAGGCGGCAGACCAATGGCTTGGCCGCCTGGTTGATGTTTTCAATTTTAATCAGGGTGTGAGGGTTTAAGGGTTTAGGGGTGTAAGGGTTTAATTCAGGGGGGTGGTAGGTGGGAGGATGGTGAAGAAATCTTTCCCCCCACACTCCCCACA is part of the Aulosira sp. FACHB-615 genome and harbors:
- a CDS encoding DUF6671 family protein, which translates into the protein MQIQQLFSNRVGIIATMHHKEKVIAPLLEQELNLKTIVPSNFNTDDFGTFTREIKRPGTQIAAAKLKAETALKLTGETIAISSEGSFVPHPMVPYIYSNREVVLLLDKENELEIIGEEFSIETNFNHQIVASLQEAEHFAKKIGFPEHGLVVSWEDKANNCREIVKGIITAAKLQETITIALNNSVNSQVNLETDMRALYNPTRMNNIEKATLNLLTKIKSLCPQCSAPGFAITEKIAGLPCEMCSMPTSLTLSVIYQCQKCGFKQEKLFPHGQEFADPAQCMYCNP
- a CDS encoding DUF421 domain-containing protein, with product MDKWLYIDWQEIFVPSISIVELFIRGSLVYLALFAVLRFLPSRQIGTLGITDLLVVVLFAEAAQNAMASHYTSITEGGILVGTVIFWSYFLNWLGYKLPKFQRFLNPPPLLLVKNGQMISRHLDKALITEDELMSKLRQQGVEFLTEVKLAYMESDGGISIITSATND
- a CDS encoding YihY/virulence factor BrkB family protein, yielding MNFSAIVRLFQETFQEWSEDKASRLAAALAYYTIFSIAPLLIIVIAIAGAVFGEEAARGEIVRQIQGLVGPDGAEFIEIAIRNANQPKTGAIASVISILLLLLGATGLFTELQDALNTIWEVQPKPGHGVKNVVRQRALSFAMILGIGFLLLVTLIISTALTAIVGYFSNLLPGIDFIWQFFNFILSFVITTLLFGLIFKVLPDVKITWNDVLIGAVITSLLFSLGRYLLGQYLGNSSFGSTYGAAGSLVVILAWVYYAAQILFFGAEFTQVYARRYGSGIRPTRHAVPMNHNGQSKRTNSDRK
- a CDS encoding YifB family Mg chelatase-like AAA ATPase codes for the protein MLARVWSASIVGIDAVKVGVEVDVSGGLPSIIVLGLPDSAVQESKERVKATLKNAGFAFPMRKIVINLTPADLRKEGPCFDLPISVGILAASEQINADLLGDYLFLGEVSLDGSLRPVAGVLPIAATAKKMGIAGLVVPADNAQEAAVVEGLAVYGCKSISEVVDLLNNPGRYQPVQINNVADMVQVPYAIADLHDVKGQAHGRRALEIAAAGGHNLIFVGPPGSGKTMLARRLAGILPPLEFSEALEVTRIHSVAGLLKNRGSLVRDRPFRSPHHSASGPSLVGGGSFPRPGEISLSHRGILFLDELTEFKRDVLEFLRQPLEDGFVTISRTRQSVVFPAQFTLVASTNPCPCGYYGDTIQQCTCSPRQREQYWAKLSGPLMDRIDLQVAVNRLKPEEITQQPTGESSKSVRERVQQARDRSIHRFQTETNLRCNAQMQSRHLQQWCKLDDASRSLLEAAINKLGLSARASDRILKVARTIADLAGDDNLQAHHVAEAIQYRTIDRML
- a CDS encoding histidine triad nucleotide-binding protein produces the protein MTNQDTIFSKIIRREIPANIVYEDDLALAFTDVNPQAPVHILVIPKKPLAKLAEAETEDAALLGHLLLTAKRVAAEAGLTNGYRVVINTDADAGQTVFHLHLHILGGRPMAWPPG